The following are from one region of the Rhodopirellula sp. P2 genome:
- the lhgO gene encoding L-2-hydroxyglutarate oxidase, with product MKQTSKQTCDLAVIGGGIVGLATAMTWLETHPGQGVTVLETESQVGRHQSGHNSGVIHSGIYYRPGSEKALLCREGKTKLEAFCEKHRIHWEKCGKVVVATESTELDSLESIIERATLNGVDFRRISTTELRHLEPAVAGVDAIAVPETGIVDYRTVCNAYQHCIEELGGSVRLGCQVQRIATEEGGVRLIGVERENPNHDLVVHARSAIVCAGLHSDTLLSIEAPVSQGTGGLDVAATDEVRIIPFRGEYYELRPDRRGLCRNLIYPVPDPAFPFLGVHFTRMVDGNVECGPNAVLALAREGYRWRDIDVRYLQRTLGYSGFRRLIQKHWRKGLGEMNRSLRKSAFVTALQKLIPELQASDLVPARAGVRAQAVRANGELVDDFLFRSTPNVTHVLNAPSPAATASLAIARRVIEQHQDQNPNA from the coding sequence ATGAAACAAACATCCAAGCAGACCTGTGACTTAGCCGTCATTGGAGGAGGGATCGTTGGGCTTGCCACTGCCATGACTTGGTTGGAAACCCATCCAGGGCAGGGGGTCACGGTGCTGGAAACAGAATCCCAGGTCGGTCGCCATCAGAGCGGACACAATTCCGGCGTGATCCATTCAGGCATCTACTATCGACCTGGTAGTGAGAAAGCGTTGTTGTGCCGGGAAGGCAAAACCAAACTCGAAGCGTTTTGCGAAAAGCACCGCATTCATTGGGAAAAATGCGGAAAAGTTGTCGTCGCAACGGAGTCGACGGAACTCGATTCACTGGAAAGTATCATTGAGCGAGCGACGCTCAACGGAGTCGATTTTCGACGCATCTCAACGACCGAACTGCGGCATCTCGAACCTGCCGTGGCGGGAGTCGACGCGATTGCCGTGCCCGAGACCGGCATCGTGGACTACCGAACGGTATGCAACGCTTATCAGCATTGCATCGAAGAATTGGGAGGTAGTGTTCGGTTGGGTTGTCAGGTGCAACGAATCGCGACGGAGGAAGGCGGGGTTCGCCTGATCGGTGTTGAAAGAGAGAATCCAAATCACGATCTCGTCGTCCACGCTCGCTCCGCGATTGTCTGCGCTGGCCTTCACAGCGACACGCTCCTTTCAATAGAAGCCCCTGTCTCGCAAGGGACTGGGGGCCTGGATGTTGCGGCAACCGACGAGGTTCGAATCATCCCCTTTCGCGGCGAATACTACGAATTGCGGCCTGACCGAAGAGGTTTGTGCCGGAATCTGATTTACCCGGTTCCAGATCCCGCGTTTCCCTTTTTAGGCGTGCATTTCACACGGATGGTGGATGGAAATGTCGAGTGCGGTCCCAATGCCGTCTTGGCTCTGGCTCGCGAAGGCTACCGTTGGCGTGACATCGATGTTCGATACTTGCAACGAACATTGGGGTACAGCGGCTTTCGTCGGTTGATTCAGAAGCATTGGCGAAAGGGCCTCGGCGAAATGAATCGCTCGCTACGAAAATCCGCTTTCGTGACCGCACTCCAAAAACTCATTCCGGAACTGCAAGCCTCGGACTTGGTGCCTGCCCGAGCCGGCGTGCGGGCTCAAGCGGTGCGAGCGAACGGTGAGTTGGTCGACGATTTCTTGTTTCGATCGACGCCCAACGTCACTCATGTCCTGAACGCTCCCAGTCCGGCGGCGACCGCTTCCTTGGCCATCGCACGCCGAGTGATCGAACAACATCAAGACCAGAACCCCAACGCCTGA